A single region of the Nocardioides aquaticus genome encodes:
- a CDS encoding response regulator encodes MDDDDPGGRILAAFTDAVLDLGLDGRIRYANTSAAALLGAEDLVGRDIGDFLDEDGRLHSSSHLARAARGIVIDGEVDTLLVRGDGSPRWVRLRQTALREGDRVTSVVLRMTDNHHDRELLEALRASQAGLVRAERIARSGSFTWHPATGDTSSSAGLVELYGDHLAALLAVDRTRLLGMTHPEDHARLEDNLGDLLSGAADEIDVELRQLGRHGWMWVRLRAEGTRDAAGVLVEVSGTYQDVTRSRAAEDRLQDLVTQNSLMQAVATAANEAGTLDEVLLLARDLVVLHDDWDRARAFLPCPGGTGLVPHLPEEHPATDAGATDVATRELATASRCLELGAPVWDEVDRLTIAFPVRLDEEVVAVLTLTSLPPLHRHELIEEMAAQAALLIARVAERERARGLLADARDRAVSASQHKSDFLATMSHEIRTPLNGIVGLNELLGATALSDRQQHLVSGVAVSSRSLLDLINDILDFSKIEAGHLGLERVDLEVREVLAEVGGVLAESARSRGIDLEVSCAPDVPEVLSGDPTRLKQVLLNLGSNAVKFTAEGSVTIRATASPAADGTLLRVEVGDTGVGITPDQQRAVFAPFSQADTSTTRTFGGTGLGLAICAEIVAAFGGEIGVDSVPGAGSTFWFTAHLGPATGSTEDATSVRARAVLGGTRVLVVDDTPRNRMILVEQLGWWGVVATEAAGAVAAMAALEGARAAGEPYDVVLLDLNMPGSDGLDLAAAVRAGGYPADLPLLLLTSSLTPTPEDLAGAGITTSLTKPVPSSTLRDALLSVLAGSDDAPRDVRPAPAPTGQGRVLVVEDNPINQMVARGFLEAQGYVVETAEDGEQALAAVATGAWDAVLMDVQMPRLDGYATTRVLRRERATTGDGRRLPIIAMTAAAVTGEREKCLAAGMDDYLTKPVSAAALAAALARWVHRPATAAPDAPATDAPATDAPGATTEHPEDPMATPEPTPAAAAAAPDGPHLDQDRLADLLELGPPHDFLDRAIGNFLRRRTEVVAALVSAVADRDHARLSAAAHELRGGAANLGLPVVVDLARRLEERGDTGEAVGCEPLLADLAVALGEAGEAIASYRDWFRATTSA; translated from the coding sequence GTGGACGACGACGATCCCGGTGGCCGCATCCTCGCGGCGTTCACGGACGCCGTGCTCGATCTCGGGCTCGACGGGCGCATCCGCTACGCCAACACCAGCGCCGCCGCCCTGCTCGGCGCCGAGGACCTGGTCGGCCGTGACATCGGCGACTTCCTCGACGAGGACGGCAGGCTGCACTCGTCCTCCCACCTGGCCCGGGCCGCCCGCGGGATCGTCATCGACGGGGAGGTCGACACGCTCCTGGTGCGCGGCGACGGCTCCCCGCGCTGGGTGCGCCTACGACAGACGGCGCTCCGGGAAGGCGACCGGGTCACCTCCGTCGTGCTGCGGATGACCGACAACCACCACGACCGGGAGCTGCTCGAGGCGTTGCGCGCCAGCCAGGCCGGGCTCGTCCGGGCCGAGCGGATCGCCCGCAGCGGCAGCTTCACCTGGCACCCCGCCACCGGGGACACCTCGTCCTCGGCCGGCCTCGTCGAGCTCTACGGCGACCACCTCGCCGCCCTCCTCGCCGTCGACCGCACGCGGCTGCTGGGGATGACCCACCCCGAGGACCACGCCCGCCTCGAGGACAACCTGGGCGACCTGCTGTCCGGTGCTGCGGACGAGATCGACGTCGAGCTGCGCCAGCTGGGCCGGCACGGCTGGATGTGGGTGCGGCTGCGCGCCGAGGGCACCCGGGACGCGGCGGGGGTGCTGGTCGAGGTCTCCGGGACCTACCAGGACGTCACCCGCTCGCGCGCCGCCGAGGACCGCCTGCAGGACCTGGTGACCCAGAACTCGCTGATGCAGGCGGTCGCCACCGCCGCCAACGAGGCCGGCACCCTGGACGAGGTGCTGCTGCTGGCCCGCGACCTCGTCGTGCTGCACGACGACTGGGACCGGGCCCGCGCCTTCCTGCCCTGCCCCGGCGGCACGGGCCTGGTGCCCCACCTCCCGGAGGAGCACCCCGCCACCGACGCCGGTGCGACCGACGTCGCCACGCGCGAGCTGGCGACGGCGTCGCGGTGCCTGGAGCTCGGCGCGCCCGTCTGGGACGAGGTGGACCGGTTGACGATCGCCTTCCCGGTGCGTCTCGACGAGGAGGTGGTGGCGGTGCTGACCCTCACCTCGTTGCCCCCGCTCCACCGCCACGAGCTGATCGAGGAGATGGCCGCGCAGGCAGCGCTGCTGATCGCCCGGGTCGCCGAGCGCGAGCGGGCCCGCGGGCTGCTGGCCGACGCCCGGGACCGGGCGGTCAGCGCCTCGCAGCACAAGTCGGACTTCCTGGCCACGATGAGCCACGAGATCCGCACCCCGCTCAACGGCATCGTCGGCCTCAACGAGCTGCTCGGGGCCACGGCGCTCTCCGACCGCCAGCAGCACCTGGTCTCGGGGGTCGCGGTCTCCAGCCGGTCGCTGCTCGACCTGATCAACGACATCCTCGACTTCTCCAAGATCGAGGCCGGCCACCTCGGCCTCGAGCGGGTCGACCTCGAGGTGCGCGAGGTCCTCGCCGAGGTGGGCGGGGTGCTCGCCGAGAGCGCCCGCTCCCGCGGCATCGACCTCGAGGTCTCCTGCGCTCCCGACGTCCCCGAGGTGCTGTCCGGGGACCCGACGCGGTTGAAGCAGGTCCTGCTCAACCTGGGCTCGAACGCGGTCAAGTTCACCGCCGAGGGCTCGGTGACCATCCGCGCCACCGCGAGCCCCGCCGCCGACGGCACCCTGCTGCGTGTCGAGGTGGGCGACACCGGTGTCGGCATCACCCCGGACCAGCAGCGGGCCGTCTTCGCCCCCTTCAGCCAGGCCGACACCTCGACCACCCGCACCTTCGGCGGGACGGGCCTGGGCCTGGCCATCTGCGCCGAGATCGTGGCGGCCTTCGGCGGCGAGATCGGCGTCGACAGCGTCCCCGGCGCCGGCAGCACGTTCTGGTTCACCGCCCACCTGGGGCCCGCCACCGGCAGCACCGAGGACGCCACGTCGGTCCGGGCCCGGGCGGTCCTCGGCGGCACCCGGGTCCTCGTCGTCGACGACACCCCGCGCAACCGGATGATCCTGGTCGAGCAGCTGGGCTGGTGGGGCGTGGTGGCGACCGAGGCCGCGGGAGCAGTGGCGGCGATGGCCGCGCTCGAGGGAGCGCGCGCGGCCGGCGAGCCCTACGACGTGGTGCTGCTCGACCTGAACATGCCGGGCAGCGACGGCCTCGACCTGGCGGCCGCCGTACGGGCCGGTGGTTACCCGGCTGACCTGCCGCTGCTGCTGCTGACGTCCTCGCTGACGCCGACGCCCGAGGACCTCGCCGGCGCCGGCATCACCACGAGCCTGACCAAGCCGGTGCCGTCCTCGACCCTGCGCGACGCGCTGCTCTCGGTGCTCGCCGGCTCCGACGACGCCCCGCGGGACGTGAGGCCGGCACCGGCCCCCACCGGGCAGGGCCGGGTGCTGGTGGTCGAGGACAACCCGATCAACCAGATGGTGGCCCGCGGCTTCCTGGAGGCCCAGGGCTACGTCGTGGAGACCGCCGAGGACGGCGAGCAGGCCCTCGCCGCCGTGGCCACCGGCGCCTGGGACGCCGTGCTGATGGACGTCCAGATGCCGCGCCTGGACGGGTACGCCACCACGCGCGTGCTGCGCCGGGAGCGGGCCACCACCGGGGACGGGCGGCGGTTGCCGATCATCGCGATGACCGCCGCCGCCGTGACCGGGGAGCGTGAGAAGTGCCTGGCCGCGGGGATGGACGACTACCTCACCAAGCCCGTGTCCGCGGCCGCCCTGGCCGCCGCCCTGGCGCGCTGGGTGCACCGGCCCGCCACCGCCGCCCCCGACGCCCCCGCCACCGACGCCCCCGCCACCGACGCCCCGGGCGCGACGACCGAGCACCCGGAGGACCCGATGGCCACCCCCGAACCCACGCCAGCCGCGGCAGCTGCCGCACCCGACGGCCCGCACCTCGACCAGGACCGGCTCGCCGACCTGCTCGAGCTCGGTCCGCCCCACGACTTCCTGGACCGTGCCATCGGGAACTTCCTGCGCCGTCGTACCGAGGTCGTCGCGGCTCTCGTCAGCGCCGTCGCCGACCGGGACCACGCCCGGTTGAGCGCCGCCGCGCACGAGCTGCGGGGAGGTGCGGCCAACCTCGGGCTGCCCGTGGTGGTCGACCTGGCCCGCCGGCTGGAGGAGCGCGGCGACACGGGTGAGGCGGTCGGGTGCGAGCCGCTCCTGGCGGACCTCGCGGTGGCGCTGGGCGAGGCCGGCGAGGCCATCGCCTCCTACCGGGACTGGTTCCGCGCCACCACGTCCGCCTAG
- a CDS encoding ferredoxin reductase, which produces MSTTTTAPLADLAQRVLRSRTMAALTQPHGVDRYLELVNPMWAAHEVRARIVDVHREVDVPGHPPVATLTLEPTSTWRGHRAGQHVQLGVEVDGARRTTRVFTVSSPDSRPGDRFTVTMRANPDGVVSRYLAGRAAIGTTVHLSQAQGEFVLPDRVPEHVVMISGGSGITPVMSMLRSLQRRTHRGRVTFIHYAQSPEHQIFASELADVAASGNGIDLHLLHPELGDPALSPAWLERLVPGYRDVPTWACGPAPLIEAVHGAYGDSAALHVEYFKPPRTGGGEVGGEVTFARSGRTAPNTGESLLAQAEALGLRPESGCRMGICFSCVSRKEEGTVRDVVSGAESSLPDEEIRVCVSAPVGDCTVDL; this is translated from the coding sequence ATGAGCACCACCACCACCGCCCCCCTCGCCGACCTGGCCCAGCGCGTCCTGCGCTCGCGCACCATGGCCGCGCTGACCCAGCCGCACGGCGTCGACCGCTACCTCGAGCTGGTCAACCCGATGTGGGCAGCCCACGAGGTGCGCGCCCGCATCGTCGACGTGCACCGCGAGGTCGACGTGCCCGGCCACCCGCCGGTGGCGACGCTGACCCTGGAGCCGACCTCGACCTGGCGGGGCCACCGCGCCGGCCAGCACGTGCAGCTCGGCGTGGAGGTCGACGGCGCCCGGCGTACGACCCGGGTCTTCACCGTCTCCAGCCCCGACTCACGCCCCGGCGACCGCTTCACCGTGACGATGCGCGCCAACCCCGACGGCGTGGTGTCGCGCTACCTCGCCGGCCGCGCCGCGATCGGCACCACCGTGCACCTGTCGCAGGCGCAGGGCGAGTTCGTCCTGCCCGACCGCGTCCCCGAGCACGTCGTGATGATCTCCGGAGGCTCCGGGATCACCCCGGTGATGTCGATGCTGCGCTCCCTGCAGCGCCGCACCCACCGCGGCCGGGTCACCTTCATCCACTACGCGCAGAGCCCCGAGCACCAGATCTTCGCCTCCGAGCTCGCCGACGTCGCCGCCTCGGGCAACGGCATCGACCTGCACCTGCTGCACCCCGAGCTCGGCGACCCGGCGCTGTCACCGGCCTGGCTGGAGCGGCTGGTGCCCGGCTACCGCGACGTGCCGACCTGGGCCTGCGGCCCGGCGCCGCTGATCGAGGCCGTGCACGGGGCGTACGGCGACTCCGCGGCCCTGCACGTCGAGTACTTCAAGCCCCCGCGCACCGGCGGCGGCGAGGTCGGCGGCGAGGTCACCTTCGCCCGCTCCGGCAGGACCGCGCCGAACACCGGGGAGAGCCTGCTCGCGCAGGCCGAGGCGCTGGGCCTGCGTCCGGAGTCCGGCTGCCGGATGGGGATCTGCTTCTCCTGCGTGAGCCGCAAGGAGGAGGGCACCGTGCGTGACGTCGTCAGCGGCGCCGAGTCCTCCCTGCCCGACGAGGAGATCCGCGTCTGCGTCTCGGCCCCCGTCGGCGACTGCACCGTCGACCTCTGA
- a CDS encoding TetR family transcriptional regulator: MVATDEEAVARPESRAERKEQTRRAILDAALRLCEGSSLVALSLRQVAKEVGIVPTGFYRHFESIEDLGLALVDESFVSLREMLLDVRVHDPAYDDLIDSSIDVLVEHVHAQQAHFAFIAREREAGPPAVREAIARSIELFERELASDLQRLPGTDAWTTEDLRILSNLFVTALVATAVAVLHASDDPEEEKRLVESARTQLRMVLVGALSWRSDR, from the coding sequence ATGGTGGCGACGGACGAGGAAGCGGTCGCGCGTCCTGAGTCACGGGCCGAGCGCAAGGAGCAGACCCGCCGCGCCATCCTCGACGCCGCCCTGCGGCTGTGCGAGGGCAGCAGCCTGGTGGCGCTGTCCCTGCGCCAGGTGGCCAAGGAGGTGGGCATCGTGCCCACCGGGTTCTACCGCCACTTCGAGTCGATCGAGGACCTCGGCCTGGCCCTGGTCGACGAGTCGTTCGTGTCGCTGCGCGAGATGCTGCTCGACGTGCGCGTGCACGACCCGGCCTACGACGACCTCATCGACAGCTCGATCGACGTCCTCGTCGAGCACGTGCACGCCCAGCAGGCGCACTTCGCCTTCATCGCCCGCGAGCGCGAGGCCGGCCCGCCCGCGGTGCGCGAGGCGATCGCCCGCAGCATCGAGCTGTTCGAGCGCGAGCTGGCCAGCGACCTGCAGCGCCTGCCGGGCACCGACGCCTGGACCACCGAGGACCTGCGGATCCTGTCGAACCTCTTCGTCACCGCCCTGGTGGCCACCGCCGTCGCCGTGCTGCACGCCAGCGACGACCCGGAGGAGGAGAAGCGGCTGGTCGAGTCGGCGCGCACCCAGCTGCGGATGGTGCTCGTCGGCGCGTTGAGCTGGCGCTCCGACCGCTAG
- a CDS encoding SDR family oxidoreductase has protein sequence MSTHLLTGAGSGIGRILAERLLARGDQVLAVARSEERAAEMAADLPGITTLVADLADAASTEASGERLPARLDSVVHAAGVVELGAVGDLPATAWTEQLAVNLVAPAVLTRVALPALRAARGTVVLLNSGAGLRANPQWAAYAASKHGLRALADSLRAEEPDVRVTSVFPGRTATAMQETVHAQEGKAYDASDWIQPGTVADLVLHVLDLPRDAEVPEVVVKPV, from the coding sequence GTGAGCACCCACCTGCTCACCGGCGCAGGGTCGGGCATCGGCCGCATCCTCGCCGAGCGGCTGCTGGCCCGCGGCGACCAGGTGCTGGCGGTCGCCCGGTCCGAGGAACGGGCCGCCGAGATGGCCGCCGACCTCCCCGGGATCACCACCCTGGTCGCCGACCTGGCCGACGCGGCGAGCACCGAGGCGTCGGGGGAGCGGCTGCCCGCGCGCCTCGACTCCGTCGTGCACGCCGCCGGGGTCGTCGAGCTCGGCGCCGTCGGCGACCTCCCGGCCACGGCGTGGACCGAGCAGCTCGCCGTCAACCTCGTCGCGCCCGCCGTGCTGACCCGGGTCGCGCTGCCGGCGCTGCGGGCCGCGCGCGGCACCGTCGTGCTGCTCAACTCCGGCGCCGGCCTGCGGGCCAACCCGCAGTGGGCGGCGTACGCCGCGTCCAAGCACGGCCTGCGCGCGCTCGCCGACAGCCTGCGCGCCGAGGAGCCGGACGTGCGCGTGACCTCGGTCTTCCCGGGCCGGACCGCCACCGCCATGCAGGAGACGGTGCACGCCCAGGAGGGCAAGGCGTACGACGCCTCGGACTGGATCCAGCCCGGGACCGTGGCCGACCTCGTGCTGCACGTGCTCGACCTGCCGCGCGACGCCGAGGTGCCCGAGGTGGTCGTCAAGCCGGTCTGA
- a CDS encoding RNA polymerase sigma factor, producing the protein MSSDDVTGIGRDPDLLEAFYREHVEAVQRFVARRVTDPHTAADLTTQVFLAVIDAAAGYDPARGAPRAWLFGIARHVVAGEHRRARRQRESAQRWGTRRDLEPDAEERATERLDAERDGRRVLEQVSRLPEGLRAVVELVLVDGLDLSDAADALGITVGNARVRLHRGRRRLAASLLPALTRPTEEVTT; encoded by the coding sequence GTGAGCAGCGACGACGTGACCGGCATCGGCCGGGACCCCGACCTTCTCGAGGCGTTCTACCGCGAGCACGTCGAGGCGGTCCAGCGGTTCGTCGCGCGGCGGGTGACGGACCCGCACACCGCCGCGGACCTCACCACCCAGGTGTTCCTGGCCGTGATCGACGCGGCGGCCGGGTACGACCCGGCGCGCGGAGCGCCCAGGGCCTGGTTGTTCGGCATCGCCCGCCACGTGGTGGCCGGGGAGCACCGGCGGGCCCGGCGGCAGCGGGAGTCCGCCCAGCGCTGGGGGACCCGTCGCGACCTCGAGCCCGACGCCGAGGAACGTGCCACCGAGAGGCTCGACGCCGAGCGCGACGGCCGCCGGGTGCTCGAGCAGGTGTCTCGCCTGCCCGAGGGTCTGCGCGCCGTGGTCGAGCTGGTCCTCGTCGACGGGCTCGACCTCTCCGACGCCGCCGACGCCCTCGGGATCACCGTCGGCAACGCCCGCGTCCGGCTGCACCGAGGACGCCGGCGGCTCGCTGCCTCCCTGCTGCCCGCCCTGACCCGCCCGACCGAGGAGGTAACGACGTGA
- a CDS encoding SigB/SigF/SigG family RNA polymerase sigma factor → MPEPVDHAALRARSEELMAVVAAGGPGRAAAREALALLHRPLVEHCVRRFRGRGEPHEDLVQVGMVALLLAIDRFDPARGLQFTSFAAPTIQGEVRRWFRDRGGVVRVPRRLQELRVRVGTASAALVQELGRSPTTAELASALGCTVAEVVECQESAEAYTATSLDAVAGAPDGPTVRSDLVGCEDGALAAVVLRESVRPLLERLPPREKRILLLRFYAGMTQSQVAAETGLTQMQVSRVLARTLADLRAALDLPPETGPARPGAGLTARGPAEPPRRGARPRAPPRRP, encoded by the coding sequence GTGCCCGAGCCCGTCGACCACGCCGCGCTGCGGGCCCGCAGCGAGGAGCTGATGGCGGTGGTGGCCGCCGGCGGCCCCGGCCGGGCCGCCGCCCGCGAGGCCCTGGCCCTGCTCCACCGGCCGCTGGTCGAGCACTGCGTGCGCCGCTTCCGCGGGCGCGGGGAGCCCCACGAGGACCTCGTGCAGGTCGGGATGGTCGCGCTGCTGCTCGCCATCGACCGCTTCGACCCCGCGCGGGGGCTCCAGTTCACCTCCTTCGCGGCGCCCACGATCCAGGGCGAGGTCCGGCGCTGGTTCCGCGACAGGGGTGGGGTGGTGCGGGTGCCCCGCCGCCTGCAGGAGCTGCGGGTCCGGGTCGGCACCGCGTCCGCCGCGCTCGTCCAGGAGCTCGGCCGCTCCCCCACCACCGCCGAGCTCGCCTCCGCGCTCGGTTGCACCGTGGCGGAGGTCGTGGAGTGCCAGGAGTCGGCCGAGGCCTACACCGCCACCTCGCTCGACGCCGTGGCCGGCGCGCCGGACGGGCCGACCGTGCGGAGCGACCTGGTCGGTTGCGAGGACGGGGCGCTGGCCGCCGTGGTGCTGCGGGAGTCCGTGCGCCCCCTGCTGGAGCGCCTCCCGCCACGGGAGAAGAGGATCCTGCTGCTGCGCTTCTACGCCGGGATGACCCAGTCCCAGGTGGCGGCCGAGACGGGGTTGACCCAGATGCAGGTCTCGCGGGTGTTGGCGCGGACGCTGGCCGACCTGCGGGCCGCGCTGGACCTCCCCCCGGAGACCGGTCCGGCCCGACCCGGCGCCGGGCTCACGGCTCGCGGGCCAGCCGAGCCACCGAGGAGGGGTGCACGACCCCGAGCACCGCCACGACGGCCGTGA
- a CDS encoding zinc-binding dehydrogenase, which translates to MFAVYAESFSSDDPLSGLVLGDRPEPEVPDGWTTITVKAASLNHHDLFSLRGVGLKQEQLPMILGTDAAGLDEDGNEVVVHGVVSDPSWRGDETFDPRRSLLSERHQGAMAERVAVPRANVVPKPASLSFAEAACLPTAWLTAYRMLFTRGELRAGETVLVQGAGGGVATAAITLARAAGLRVLATSRDEGKRARALEIGAHEVFESGARLPGKVDAVIETVGKATWSHSIRSLRPGGRLITSGTTSGPKLDDAELTRIFFLQLSVIGSTMGTREELAALVTMLDATGTRPLIDRELPMDQARDGFAAMLEGDLFGKVVLTR; encoded by the coding sequence ATGTTCGCCGTCTACGCCGAGTCCTTCTCCTCCGACGACCCGCTGTCCGGCCTGGTGCTGGGCGACCGGCCCGAGCCCGAGGTCCCCGACGGGTGGACCACGATCACCGTCAAGGCCGCCTCGCTCAACCACCACGACCTGTTCTCGTTGCGGGGGGTGGGCCTGAAGCAGGAGCAGCTGCCCATGATCCTGGGCACCGACGCGGCCGGCCTCGACGAGGACGGCAACGAGGTCGTCGTCCACGGCGTGGTGAGCGACCCGTCCTGGCGCGGCGACGAGACCTTCGACCCCCGCCGCTCGCTGCTCAGCGAGCGCCACCAGGGCGCGATGGCCGAGCGGGTGGCCGTGCCGCGCGCCAACGTCGTGCCGAAGCCGGCCTCCCTGTCGTTCGCCGAGGCCGCCTGCCTGCCCACCGCCTGGCTCACCGCCTACCGGATGCTCTTCACCCGCGGCGAGCTGCGCGCCGGGGAGACCGTGCTGGTGCAGGGTGCCGGCGGCGGGGTCGCGACCGCCGCGATCACCCTGGCCCGCGCTGCCGGCCTGCGCGTGCTCGCCACCAGCCGCGACGAGGGCAAGCGTGCCCGCGCGCTCGAGATCGGTGCCCACGAGGTCTTCGAGTCCGGCGCCCGGCTGCCGGGCAAGGTCGACGCCGTCATCGAGACCGTCGGCAAGGCGACCTGGTCGCACTCCATCCGCTCCCTGCGTCCGGGCGGACGCCTGATCACCTCCGGCACCACGTCGGGCCCGAAGCTCGACGACGCCGAGCTGACCCGGATCTTCTTCCTCCAGCTCAGCGTGATCGGCTCGACGATGGGGACCCGGGAGGAGCTGGCCGCGCTGGTGACCATGCTCGACGCCACCGGCACCCGCCCGCTGATCGACCGCGAGCTGCCGATGGACCAGGCCCGCGACGGCTTCGCCGCGATGCTCGAGGGCGACCTGTTCGGCAAGGTGGTCCTCACCCGGTGA
- a CDS encoding S26 family signal peptidase, with protein MARVRGRSMAPSLSPGDRLLVRYGAAPRPGDVVVARFPDGTVVVKRATDRRTTRAGAPGWWLLSDDPDAGVDSRHRGPVAAQDVLGVVRARLWPRPRRV; from the coding sequence GTGGCCCGGGTCCGGGGCCGGTCGATGGCGCCGTCGCTCTCGCCGGGGGACCGGCTGCTCGTGCGGTACGGCGCCGCGCCCCGACCCGGCGACGTCGTGGTCGCGCGGTTCCCCGACGGCACGGTCGTGGTCAAGCGCGCCACGGACCGGCGTACGACCAGGGCCGGCGCCCCGGGCTGGTGGCTGCTCAGCGACGACCCGGACGCGGGGGTCGACTCCCGGCACCGCGGCCCGGTCGCCGCGCAGGACGTGCTCGGGGTGGTGCGGGCCCGGCTCTGGCCACGTCCGCGCCGCGTGTGA
- the sodN gene encoding superoxide dismutase, Ni, with product MLAKLFAPTIEVSAHCDLPCGVYDPAQARIEAESIKGIIAKVADNDDPDFRTRAILIKEQRAELVKHHLWVLWTDYFKPPHFEKYPQLHQLTNEATKLAGATGAKGSLDADVADQLLAKIDEIAEIFWETKKA from the coding sequence ATGCTCGCGAAGCTCTTCGCCCCCACCATCGAGGTCTCGGCCCACTGCGACCTGCCCTGCGGCGTCTACGACCCCGCCCAGGCCCGCATCGAGGCCGAGTCGATCAAGGGCATCATCGCCAAGGTCGCCGACAACGACGACCCCGACTTCCGCACCCGCGCCATCCTGATCAAGGAGCAGCGCGCCGAGCTGGTCAAGCACCACCTGTGGGTGCTGTGGACCGACTACTTCAAGCCCCCGCACTTCGAGAAGTACCCCCAGCTGCACCAGCTGACCAACGAGGCCACCAAGCTCGCCGGCGCCACCGGCGCCAAGGGCTCGCTCGACGCCGACGTGGCCGACCAGCTGCTGGCCAAGATCGACGAGATCGCCGAGATCTTCTGGGAGACCAAGAAGGCCTGA
- a CDS encoding WhiB family transcriptional regulator: MDWRHRSACLDEDPELFFPIGNTGPAILQIEEAKQVCRRCEVREQCLAWALEAGQDHGVWGGLSEDERRALKRRNARARIRTA, from the coding sequence ATGGATTGGCGCCATCGTTCTGCGTGCCTCGACGAGGACCCTGAGCTGTTCTTCCCGATCGGCAACACCGGTCCCGCGATCCTCCAGATCGAGGAGGCCAAGCAGGTGTGCCGCCGCTGCGAGGTCCGCGAGCAGTGCCTGGCCTGGGCCCTCGAGGCCGGCCAGGACCACGGGGTCTGGGGCGGTCTGAGCGAGGACGAGCGTCGTGCGCTGAAGCGCCGCAACGCCCGGGCCCGCATCCGCACCGCCTGA
- a CDS encoding NAD(P)-dependent malic enzyme has translation MTDTPSSHPFAGDPVFDLHVGGKLETVSTVPLTGAEELSMAYTPGVALVCEAIAADPSMTQHYTWVPNTVAIVSDGTAVLGLGDIGPAAAMPVMEGKAVLFKQFGGVDGVPICLDTTDVEEIIATVERLAPSFGGINLEDISAPRCFEIEDRLKASLDIPVFHDDQHGTAVVALAALTNALRLTHRTFATTRVVISGAGAAGVAVAKILIEAGITDLVVTDRKGVLSSQRGDLTPVKKALAEMTADRTGRTGTLAEALVGADAYIGVSGGTVPEEDVAAMASDAIIFGLANPTPEVHPEVARRHARVVATGRSDFPNQINNVLAFPGIFRGAFDVRATAITEGMKLAAAQALAELVGDDLSEDRIIPSPFDPRVGPAVAQAVAQAARDEGVARR, from the coding sequence GTGACCGACACCCCCTCCTCGCACCCCTTCGCCGGCGACCCGGTCTTCGACCTCCACGTCGGCGGCAAGCTCGAGACGGTGTCCACGGTCCCGCTGACCGGGGCCGAGGAGCTCTCGATGGCCTACACCCCGGGTGTCGCCCTGGTGTGCGAGGCGATCGCGGCCGACCCGTCGATGACGCAGCACTACACCTGGGTCCCGAACACGGTGGCCATCGTCAGCGACGGCACCGCGGTGCTCGGCCTCGGTGACATCGGCCCCGCCGCCGCGATGCCGGTGATGGAGGGCAAGGCCGTGCTGTTCAAGCAGTTCGGCGGTGTCGACGGTGTCCCGATCTGCCTGGACACCACCGACGTGGAGGAGATCATCGCGACGGTGGAGCGGCTCGCGCCGAGCTTCGGGGGGATCAACCTCGAGGACATCTCGGCGCCGCGCTGCTTCGAGATCGAGGACCGGCTCAAGGCCAGCCTCGACATCCCGGTCTTCCACGACGACCAGCACGGCACCGCCGTGGTCGCGCTCGCGGCGCTGACCAACGCGCTCAGGCTGACCCACCGCACCTTCGCCACGACGCGCGTGGTCATCTCCGGGGCCGGGGCCGCCGGCGTGGCGGTCGCCAAGATCCTGATCGAGGCCGGCATCACCGACCTCGTGGTCACCGACCGCAAGGGCGTGCTCAGCTCGCAGCGCGGCGACCTGACGCCGGTGAAGAAGGCCCTCGCCGAGATGACCGCCGACCGCACCGGGCGTACCGGCACCCTCGCCGAGGCGCTCGTCGGGGCGGACGCCTACATCGGGGTCTCGGGCGGGACCGTGCCCGAGGAGGACGTCGCCGCGATGGCCTCGGACGCGATCATCTTCGGCCTGGCCAACCCCACGCCCGAGGTGCACCCCGAGGTCGCCCGCCGCCACGCCCGCGTGGTGGCCACCGGGCGCTCGGACTTCCCCAACCAGATCAACAACGTGCTGGCCTTCCCCGGGATCTTCCGCGGTGCCTTCGACGTCCGCGCCACCGCGATCACGGAGGGCATGAAGCTGGCCGCGGCGCAGGCGCTGGCCGAGCTGGTCGGCGACGACCTGTCCGAGGACCGGATCATCCCGTCGCCGTTCGACCCGCGGGTCGGCCCGGCCGTGGCGCAGGCGGTCGCCCAGGCCGCGCGCGACGAGGGCGTCGCGCGGCGCTGA